Proteins encoded by one window of Aptenodytes patagonicus chromosome 9, bAptPat1.pri.cur, whole genome shotgun sequence:
- the ERCC6L gene encoding DNA excision repair protein ERCC-6-like has translation MQRVEEALAAAAEQEEEEEEGFVDVCGSGLLIFGEMHGKLFQHQREGVAFLYRLHREGRPGGILADDMGLGKTIQVIAFLSGMFDAELIRHVLLIMPTTLVSSWLAEFARWTPGLRVKEFHGTSKTERTRNLERVQRKNGIVITSYQMLINNWKQLASSHEQEFLWDYIILDEAHKIKCPSNKTTKCVYAIPARHRLLLTGTPVQNNLREMWSLFDFACQGSLLGTAKTFRMEYENPITRAREKDATLGEKALGLKISENLMTIIKPYFLRRTKEDIKNNHTDKPDAPLPEHPSEDSAPVMPSLTRKNDFVVWVYLAPVQEEIYRNFLSLDHVKEVLMTTRSPLAELTVLKKLCDHPRLLSARACIQLGLEEQEYPEQDHRSEAGMLLSGANKIDHLSDETVIQESGKMLFLVGLLERLREEGHRTLVFSQSRKMLDIIEHVLSRRQFKIMRIDGTVTHLTEREKRINAFQSNKDYSVFLLTTQVGGVGITLTAASRVVIFDPSWNPATDAQAVDRAYRIGQKENVVIYRLITCGTVEEKIYRRQVFKDSLIRQTTGDKKNPFRYFSKQELRELFTLEDTRTSATQIQLQSLHATQRKTDLQLDEHIAYLHSLEMFGISDHDLIYTREIAHEEQVESEEAHQYIQRRVQKAHELVQLESQLRDQRMEGIRNACEEMWQRPPELVSEPKKLSPGLNNINHFVSPPVADKDENDEVIDLTEDKEVHVLNVSSKMTSLTIDDLDEEKLAQGVSSMDTELLNTSKTVKQSNIQESEQNLESSIIPSSPGLQPLDKESQRLEQKQCSHVNSDSLTEAGNGLSGHGQHSSNESGMADDPKRLRDAETSDQVLDPHAASGADENDVPELALAAAVPSLSDVMPEIHAGLQKSHVLETSLEDDMSVPSLQDQVDFNLVLEESEDGWEDASNRERSLEYPEKEGFQLKAESFYKSPTKKSPVKTWLSENGNCGKPCHAAEEEPNNSLQGSEASEESSDAFAFGRKKCLKRILSDSEDEDHSIMILEENQSEKRPSPLNSPLHQFLEGISASTPKRDRNIAKAIFSPQLTNSGNRSTASRRSLINKVVDEVEDIGEIMGTTNEDDDYDSDEEQDDLVEEAAEECSGESAEPEEEPAGETLDTAEESFHLDSMPSEQSGTDETESSQEESTGDAELQSGEQIDYFTQESVSEKEVGQSSSPAVGDYNTLVDSGKKLKDDGKLQEALNCFLQALDIKSGDPEVMLMTLNLYRQLAQK, from the coding sequence ATGCAGCGGGTGGAGGAGGCGCTGGCCGCGGCGgcggagcaggaggaggaggaggaggaaggcttcGTGGACGTGTGTGGCAGCGGCCTGCTGATCTTCGGGGAGATGCACGGGAAGCTCTTCCAGCACCAGCGGGAAGGCGTTGCCTTCCTGTACCGCCTGCACCGGGAGGGCAGGCCGGGCGGCATTCTGGCAGATGACATGGGCCTGGGTAAGACCATCCAGGTCATTGCCTTTCTCTCGGGCATGTTTGACGCTGAGCTCATCCGGCACGTCCTGCTCATCATGCCCACCACCCTGGTCAGCAGCTGGCTGGCGGAGTTCGCTCGCTGGACCCCCGGCCTGCGCGTCAAGGAGTTCCACGGCACCAGCAAGACGGAGCGCACCAGGAacctggagagggtccagaggaagAACGGCATCGTCATCACGAGCTACCAGATGCTCATTAACAACTGGAAGCAGCTTGCCAGCAGCCACGAGCAGGAGTTTCTCTGGGACTACATCATTCTCGACGAAGCGCACAAAATCAAGTGCCCGTCTAACAAAACGACCAAGTGTGTATATGCGATTCCTGCAAGGCATCGCCTCCTCCTCACGGGCACCCCAGTGCAGAACAACCTGCGGGAAATGTGGTCCTTGTTTGACTTTGCGTGCCAAGGCTCTCTCTTGGGAACGGCCAAAACTTTTAGAATGGAATATGAGAATCCTATTACGAGGGCAAGGGAGAAGGATGCAACTCTAGGCGAGAAAGCGCTGGGGCTAAAGATATCTGAGAATCTAATGACAATTATAAAGCCGTATTTCCTCAGGAGAACCAAAGAGGATATCAAAAACAATCACACTGACAAACCAGACGCTCCTCTTCCTGAGCATCCAAGCGAGGATAGTGCTCCTGTCATGCCATCTCTCACTAGGAAAAATGACTTTGTCGTGTGGGTGTACTTGGCACCGGTGCAGGAAGAAATCTACAGGAACTTTCTCTCTCTGGATCATGTGAAAGAAGTGCTGATGACAACCCGATCACCCTTGGCTGAGCTGACTGTCTTGAAGAAGCTGTGTGACCACCCCAGGCTTCTGTCTGCAAGAGCATGTATCCAGCTGGGCTTGGAAGAACAGGAGTACCCTGAGCAGGATCACAGGAGTGAAGCAGGTATGCTGCTTTCAGGCGCTAATAAAATAGATCATCTCTCTGATGAGACTGTGATTCAGGAGTCTGGGAAAATGCTGTTCCTTGTAGGACTTCTAGAAAGACTGCGAGAGGAGGGACACCGAACCCTGGTATTCTCGCAGTCGAGGAAGATGCTGGATATCATAGAGCACGTCTTGTCTCGCAGACAGTTCAAGATCATGCGTATTGACGGAACGGTAACCCACCTGACAGAACGGGAGAAGCGCATTAACGCCTTTCAGAGTAACAAGGACTACTCCGTCTTCCTGCTCACTACGCAAGTTGGTGGCGTTGGTATAACCTTAACAGCAGCCAGCCGAGTGGTGATCTTTGATCCCAGCTGGAATCCAGCTACAGATGCTCAGGCTGTAGACAGAGCTTATAGGATCGGGCAGAAAGAGAACGTAGTAATTTATAGACTGATTACCTGTGGCACAGTGGAAGAGAAAATATACAGGCGACAAGTATTTAAGGATTCATTAATAAGACAGACTACCGGTGACAAAAAGAACCCATTTAGATATTTCTCCAAACAGGAACTAAGGGAGCTTTTCACCTTGGAAGATACTCGAACATCTGCAACTCAGATCCAGCTGCAGTCTTTGCATGCCACCCAGAGAAAGACCGACCTGCAGCTGGATGAACATATTGCGTACCTGCACTCCCTGGAAATGTTTGGCATTTCTGATCATGACTTGATATATACGAGGGAAATAGCTCACGAGGAGCAAGTTGAGAGTGAAGAAGCCCATCAGTACATTCAACGGAGGGTACAGAAAGCCCACGAGCTAGTTCAGTTAGAGTCTCAGCTTAGAGACCAGAGGATGGAGGGGATCAGAAATGCTTGTGAAGAGATGTGGCAAAGACCACCAGAACTGGTTTCCGAGCCAAAGAAGCTGTCTCCGGGGTTGAACAACATAAATCACTTTGTTTCACCACCAGTAGCTGATAAAGATGAAAATGACGAAGTTATTGATCTTACAGAGGACAAGGAGGTCCACGTTCTTAATGTCAGCTCCAAAATGACAAGTTTGACTATTGATGACTTGGATGAAGAGAAACTGGCACAAGGTGTGTCCAGTATGGATACAGAGCTGCTTAATACCAGCAAGACAGTGAAACAATCCAATATACAAGAATCCGAGCAAAATCTTGAATCGAGCATTATACCATCATCACCTGGACTTCAGCCACTTGATAAAGAGAGTCAGAGACTTGAACAGAAACAGTGTTCCCATGTAAATTCAGATAGCTTGACTGAGGCAGGGAATGGCCTGTCTGGGCATGGTCAGCATTCCTCTAATGAGTCCGGTATGGCTGATGATCCCAAAAGGTTGAGGGATGCAGAAACGTCAGATCAGGTACTTGACCCACATGCTGCCTCGGGGGCAGATGAGAACGATGTTCCTGAGctagctttggctgctgcagtgcCAAGTTTATCAGACGTTATGCCAGAAATCCATGCTGGGCTCCAGAAGTCTCATGTGCTTGAAACCAGCTTGGAGGATGATATGTCTGTGCCTTCTCTCCAGGATCAAGTTGACTTCAATCTGGTCTTGGAGGAGTCTGAAGATGGATGGGAAGACGCCTCAAATAGGGAAAGATCACTGGAGTACCCAGAAAAGGAGGGCTTCCAACTAAAAGCAGAAAGTTTTTATAAATCTCCAACAAAAAAATCTCCAGTGAAAACTTGGCTGAGTGAGAATGGTAACTGTGGAAAACCCTGTCACGCAGCTGAAGAAGAGCCAAATAACTCCCTGCAAGGGAGTGAAGCATCAGAGGAAAGCAGTGATGCCTTTGCTTTTGGTAgaaagaaatgcttaaaaagGATTCTTTCAGACAGTGAGGATGAAGACCATTCCATTATGATCTTGGAAGAAAACCAGTCTGAAAAAAGGCCCTCTCCCTTGAACAGCCCTCTGCATCAATTTCTGGAAGGAATTAGTGCATCCACTCCCAAACGTGACAGAAATATAGCAAAAGCCATCTTTTCTCCCCAACTAACTAACAGTGGTAACAGGTCTACTGCTTCCAGGCGATCTCTGATCAACAAGGTGGTAGATGAGGTTGAGGATATTGGAGAAATCATGGGAACCACCAATGAAGACGATGACTACGACAGTGATGAGGAGCAAGACGACCTTGtggaagaagcagctgaagagTGTAGTGGGGAATCTGCCGAGCCTGAAGAAGAACCTGCTGGAGAAACGCTTGATACAGCTGAAGAATCCTTCCATCTAGACAGTATGCCCTCTGAGCAGTCTGGAACAGATGAGACAGAGTCATCTCAGGAGGAATCCACTGGTGATGCTGAGCTTCAGTCAGGTGAGCAGATAGACTACTTCACCCAGGAAAGCGTCTCTGAAAAAGAGGTTGGTCAGAGCTCCTCTCCTGCCGTGGGCGATTACAATACCTTGGTAGACAGTGGGAAGAAACTTAAGGATGATGGAAAACTACAGGAGGCATTGAACTGTTTCCTGCAAGCTCTTGACATAAAAAGTGGAGATCCTGAAGTTATGCTTATGACTTTAAACTTGTATAGACAGCTAGCCCAGAAATGA
- the PIN4 gene encoding peptidyl-prolyl cis-trans isomerase NIMA-interacting 4 gives MAPKGKGGGKAGKGGDSGGGGSGEGKAQGPKGGGSAVKVRHILCEKHGKAMEAMEKLKSGLRFSEVASQYSEDKARQGGDLGWMTRGSMVGPFQEAAFALPVSSMDKPVYTDPPVKTKFGYHIIMVEGRK, from the exons ATGGCTCCCAAAGGGAAAGGCGGCGGCAAGGCGGGCAAGG GCGGCgacagcggcggcggcggcagcggcgagGGCAAAGCCCAGGGCCCGAAGGGAGGCGGCAGCGCCGTGAAG gttcgGCACATCCTGTGCGAGAAGCACGGCAAAGCCATGGAGGCCATGGAGAAGCTGAAGTCCGGCCTGCGCTTCAGCGAAGTCGCCTCGCAGTACAGCGAGGACAAAGCCAGGCAAGGG GGAGACTTGGGCTGGATGACCAGAGGCTCCATGGTGGGACCTTTCCAGGAAGCAGCGTTCGCCTTGCCCGTGAGCAGCATGGACAAGCCGGTGTATACAGACCCTCCTGTCAAAACAAAGTTCGGGTACCACATTATCATGGtggaaggcagaaaataa